Proteins from one Sabethes cyaneus chromosome 2, idSabCyanKW18_F2, whole genome shotgun sequence genomic window:
- the LOC128734531 gene encoding uncharacterized protein LOC128734531: MNENYAAAAAAQQLPIEKLVRVGYYELDKTIGKGNFAVVKLASNVITNSKVAIKIIDKTCLDEENLAKTFREISILKVLHHPHITRLYEVMESRNKIYLVTEHAARGEIFDHLVANGRMKEEEAARIFSQIISAVDYCHCKGIVHRDLKAENVLLDNEMNVKLADFGFSNTFSEGTPLRTWCGSPPYAAPEVFQGVEYDGPKSDIWSLGVVLYVLVCGALPFDGATLHDLRSVVVAGKFRIPFFMSQECEHLIRHMLVVEPEKRYTLKQIGNHKWLEMYNTVPILETGSYQQAESANLDTIVMTHMLQLPGLTADMIAQSVHENRFDHIYAIYYLLVDKLKQKRKEKSRLQHHASLAYSRSRKTSITTGVVDRTEVIKNDSLERLSPLTSTGSPILNMSTGIATTDELEKYELDNANIARTPESTDHLFPPTCASTSANTRRHTVGPGDVAHEQALANPNVPINFKVGPAEQNPPTQNVPINIPMLQNQPVHNLTIKDQHLLKPPMVMGASAFGRRASDGGANLHIYYPTSTNFNDQPAGDVIYGTQAAHVIIPTVVDHPMPAAPGIEVPDDSSDEIQRYMHGRGCAKRHTVGCTEDLSNSNGATMEPPQAHSPAPTATGASGGGRTRRTGLLTVMERPPVISPDLIREVEARMNRNYLPPSLMSTPPTTAPLPAHMSGIGVSGPSTVALGVMPGIQSGRPNSLTPLVGAFGLPAGLEQNPPPPAPGPSLQSTSAQSIATSNALQNVCSRRFARTCKLPTVQEFGRYSPVRRASEGSKINTQFQGPFQECQQLQKGLNAGTQQRNLLITPSPPLADNSVSLPGSPMHCKPFDDRSQQDIQLPQDMVLSLIPGLEKLVLEKRIQIETAKNIISTRTLPYEVRQQLGLFAHSVAPDLGYTLQQQQLQHSQSVSPLTARPATLQPNNLAGSSIVTPNYGYYGGLPYSPFGMPGVFPGINFAGSNSNSGCPSPVYYSECPSPILPGPSSTTGGGASPMHQITHGISIINTGSATPSAAGGSITRGTSAAFPVSCNEPLDLSMDVVNSVELDFPRNNFSMNASIAGSSPHNYFDMKNFSLMPPQQMRLTATPPTSPNLCIIQEENHTAAPFHGGVPYKSQSAGGSPEDLSFQHTHPQICLTDVQGSEITLVALSDSSHDSDDSLNCQSSGLGFQGLLISEPSSDMPSITRGVGRKASLEAENNSTSTSTKLETDTSESYARRGSDKSLGFSDDSLSNDSNHSNLSPSQEPSASSGFKSCDSHSEQDARLSPDSLCDTRTLTDECFELPLPQECSALDSSRILEMVKRRIDSKMPPMGCVFNAAKVVDPDGGQHSRADLDTATLGGTGTGDSSNLSLEYSGGLQIELQVFEGRIKDSHSGKGIKLRRISGDQNEYGKLCQQLITSLTV; the protein is encoded by the exons ATGAACGAAAATTACGCGGCTGCTGCGGCCGCACAACAATTGCCCATTGAAAAACTTGTGCGTGTTGGATATTACGAACTGGATAAAACCATCGGAAAAGGCAACTTCGCTGTGGTGAAACTAGCCTCGAATGTGATCACAAACTCGAAG GTTGCAATCAAAATAATCGATAAAACATGTCTCGACGAGGAGAACCTGGCGAaaacatttcgcgaaatttcaaTACTAAAGGTGTTACATCATCCGCACATTACGCGACTGTACGAGGTCATGGAATCACGTAACAAAATCTATCTGGTAACGGAGCACGCCGCACGTGGGGAGATATTCGATCACTTGGTTGCCAATGGTCGCATGAAGGAGGAGGAGGCGGCACGGATTTTCTCGCAAATTATCTCTGCCGTCGATTACTGTCACTGCAAAGGTATCGTGCATCGGGACTTAAAAGCAGAAAACGTTCTTCTGGACAATGAGATGAACGTTAAATTAGCCGACTTCGGTTTTAGCAATACATTCTCCGAAGGAACTCCCTTGCGGACGTGGTGTGGGTCACCGCCGTATGCGGCCCCGGAGGTTTTCCAAGGTGTGGAGTATGATGGTCCTAAATCAGATATATGGAGCCTTGGAGTCGTTCTATATGTGCTAGTATGTGGTGCACTTCCGTTCGACGGTGCTACACTGCACGATTTGCGTAGCGTCGTTGTGGCTGGCAAGTTTAGAATTCCATTTTTTATGTCGCAAGAATGTGAGCACCTGATAAGGCACATGCTGGTCGTCGAACCGGAGAAACGGTACACACTAAAACAGATAGGAAATCACAAATGGTTAGAAATGTACAACACTGTTCCAATACTTGAAACCGGCTCGTACCAACAGGCCGAAAGCGCAAATTTAGATACAATCGTTATGACTCATATGCTTCAGCTTCCCGGCCTTACGGCCGACATGATCGCACAGTCAGTCCATGAGAATCGTTTCGATCATATTTATGCAATTTATTATCTCCTTGTCGACAAGTTGAAgcaaaagcgaaaagaaaaaagtcgtCTACAGCATCACGCCAGTTTGGCGTACTCAAGGTCACGTAAAACTAGCATCACAACCGGTGTTGTGGATCGAACCGAAGTGATCAAAAATGATTCGTTAGAACGGCTCAGCCCGCTGACTAGTACCGGGTCTCCGATTCTGAATATGTCTACTGGAATCGCTACCACAGATGAGTTGGAAAAATATGAACTTGATAATGCAAACATAGCGAGAACACCTGAATCTACGGATCATCTATTTCCGCCTACCTGTGCGAGTACTTCGGCCAACACGCGACGACACACTGTCGGTCCGGGTGATGTTGCACACGAACAAGCATTGGCCAATCCAAATGTACCCATCAACTTTAAAGTGGGACCAGCGGAACAGAATCCGCCAACGCAGAACGTTCCCATCAACATACCGATGCTACAGAATCAGCCAGTTCACAATCTCACTATCAAAGATCAACATTTGTTGAAACCGCCTATGGTCATGGGTGCAA gTGCATTCGGCAGACGGGCCTCTGACGGCGGCGCTAATTTGCACATTTACTACCCAACGTCAACCAACTTTAACGATCAACCGGCCGGTGACGTGATATACGGTACTCAGGCAGCACACGTCATTATACCTACGGTTGTTGACCATCCGATGCCGGCGGCACCGGGGATCGAAGTGCCGGATGATTCCAGTGATGAAATTCAAag ATACATGCACGGGAGAGGTTGTGCCAAGCGCCACACCGTAGGATGCACCGAAGATTTGTCCAACAGCAATGGAGCAACTATGGAACCACCGCAAGCACATTCCCCTGCACCGACTGCAACGGGAGCCTCCGGCGGAGGCCGCACACGAAGGACAGGCCTTCTAACGGTTATGGAGAGACCACCAG TGATTAGTCCTGATTTAATACGTGAAGTAGAGGCACGAATGAACCGCAACTACCTACCTCCATCGCTAATGAGCACACCGCCAACGACGGCGCCATTGCCAGCACATATGTCCGGAATCGGCGTAAGCGGTCCCTCCACTGTTGCCCTGGGAGTTATGCCAGGCATACAATCGGGTAGACCCAATTCACTGACTCCACTGGTGGGAGCATTCGGGCTACCGGCGGGACTAGAGCAAAATCCTCCACCGCCAGCGCCTGGTCCTTCCTTGCAATCTACCTCGGCACAGTCAATTGCCACTTCCAATGCACTGCAGAATGTGTGTAGTAGACGCTTTGCTAGAACATGTAAACTGCCCACAGTACAGGAGTTTG GTCGTTACAGTCCCGTCAGGAGAGCATCGGAAGGCTCCAAAATCAACACACAATTCCAAGGACCATTCCAAGAGTGCCAGCAGCTACAAAAGGGTCTCAATGCTGGCACTCAGCAGCGAAATTTGCTAATCACACCAAGCCCCCCTCTAGCAGACAACTCGGTAAGCTTACCTGGGTCTCCAATGCACTGCAAACCGTTCGATGACAGATCTCAGCAAGACATACAACTGCCCCAGGACATGGTGCTCTCGCTGATACCTGGCCTGGAGAAGTTGGTGCTCGAGAAGCGCATTCAAATTGAGACCGCCAAGAATATCATAAGCACACGAACGTTACCGTACGAAGTAAGGCAACAGTTGGGATTGTTCGCTCATTCGGTTGCTCCCGACCTAGGTTACACcttacagcagcagcagctgcagcacagtCAGAGCGTTTCTCCACTTACTGCACGACCGGCAACACTGCAGCCCAATAATCTCGCTGGCAGCAGTATTGTAACACCGAACTATGGTTATTATGGTGGTTTGCCTTATTCCCCCTTTGGAATGCCGGGAGTTTTTCCAGGAATAAATTTTGCTGGCAGCAACAGTAACAGTGGCTGTCCTTCTCCAGTATACTACAGCGAATGTCCGTCGCCTATCTTACCTGGACCTTCCAGTACAACCGGTGGTGGTGCCTCACCTATGCACCAGATCACACATGGTATTAGTATTATTAACACTGGCAGCGCGACACCGTCGGCTGCTGGAGGGTCCATTACTCGTGGAACGTCAGCAGCATTTCCAGTGTCTTGCAATGAACCGTTAGATCTTAGTATGGATGTAGTCAATAGTGTAGAGTTAGATTTCCCACGAAATAACTTCTCGATGAATGCTTCGATTGCGGGAAGCTCACCACATAACTATTTCGACATGAAGAACTTTAGCCTTATGCCACCGCAACAAATGCGCCTAACCGCGACACCCCCGACTTCACCGAATCTATGTATCATACAAGAGGAAAATCATACTGCCGCACCGTTCCATGGGGGCGTACCGTACAAAAGCCAATCGGCCGGCGGTTCACCGGAAGATTTAAGCTTTCAGCACACCCATCCACAAATCTGTCTAACAGACGTTCAAGGAAGCGAGATAACCCTGGTGGCACTGTCAGACTCAAGCCATGATAGCGACGATTCGCTGAATTGCCAAAGTTCAGGACTAGGATTCCAGGGATTGCTTATATCGGAACCTTCCAGCGATATGCCTTCTATTACGCGTGGGGTTGGAAGGAAAGCTAGTCTCGAAGCCGAGAACAACTCAACGTCGACTTCAACAAAACTAGAAACGGACACTAGCGAATCTTACGCGAGACGAGGTAGTGATAAATCTCTCGGTTTCAGCGACGATAGTCTCAGTAACGATTCGAACCATTCGAATCTCTCACCTAGTCAAGAACCGTCGGCCAGTTCCGGTTTCAAAAGTTGCGATTCTCACTCTGAGCAAGACGCTCGTCTCAGCCCGGACTCGCTGTGTGACACACGGACACTAACGGACGAATGCTTCGAACTACCGCTACCGCAGGAGTGCTCCGCGCTGGATTCCTCTCGAATATTGGAAATGGTGAAACGAAGGATCGACTCCAAAATGCCCCCGATGGGCTGTGTGTTCAATGCGGCCAAAGTGGTAGACCCGGATGGCGGTCAGCACAGTCGAGCAGATCTAGATACCGCCACGTTGGGCGGGACTGGAACAGGCGATAGTTCAAATCTCAGCTTGGAATATTCCGGCGGGCTACAGATCGAGCTGCAAGTATTCGAAGGACGCATCAAGGATAGTCACAGTGGAAAGGGTATCAAGCTGCGTCGCATTTCCGGCGATCAGAATGAGTACGGAAAGCTGTGCCAGCAGCTGATCACTTCGCTTACCGTTTGA